TCAGTAGCCGTAGTTTAATTGGTTTGACCTGATTGGTCATTTTGGGTTTATCTCTACTACTTAATGTGATGATCAAACATACAATTCATATTCTGGAACGTCTATAGTATGGCTGAATGTCGGGAATTTACTTTCAATATTCCTTTTCTCGTCATCGCTGCCACTGCATGCTACCGGGCACAGCTCATACTTCCCATTGTACCTATACTTTTTTCATTCTCTATATGGTTGTCTCTTCAACACATGATTCACCTCGTTGGATCTTTGGGCATCATAAAAATTTAGCAGCTATGGCCTTGATAAACAAGGAGAAACTTCTTGCAATTGTTGTAATTATCCTGCTGCTAGATATGACAAGCAATATGCAGATGATTTTGTGATGAATTGCTGCATTAATGTGGAATAATTAATTATTCCACATAAGGACCCACTAATGCTGGCATAATTAAGGAAGCTAGTAATTCGATAGACCAACAATTTCACTTTTATTGAGCATAGCTGGGTAAAAATATGATGTTCTTTTAGCATGGATTATGCTTAAGTTTGTTTATGCCATGAAGGTGAGGAGCTATCAGCTCGGCATGTTCCCTCAAGGCAGAGAAACAACCAGTTAGAATCAGGAAGACACTTTGCACAATATGCAGGGACCTCTGCTGGCATACTAGAGGGAATTGCGCTGAAGTGTGGATCTAAGGTAGTGGGTAGCATTCAATACTTATGGATCGGAAGAATTGTCTTTAATCTTGGTTGACATTTCCTTTTGTGTTTAGGTGGAGTACAGGTCAACATTATGTGATACTGCAGATCTACAGTTCTCTATTGAGGTAGATTAGAATCTCTTCTCTTAATTGGTTTCATCATATCAGCAACTTCATCTAACAAGGAAGTCCATCGCTAGAATAATTGGAAGTTGTGAAAGATGTGTAGAAATAACTATTTTTGATAAAATTTCCTACACTGCAATATACCTCAATATAATTCACAGAGGAGATTCACAAATCTGACCGACAACTGAAATTTACTTTGGTATCTGACTTTCCATTGTCTATTTGAAGGAAAACTTCTCTGAACTATCATCTGCCTGCCATAACTAACTGTACTTTATTTCCCTCCCTTCCTCGCTCTGTTTTTTCATACCTCATCCAGGTTTGGATTGTTGGGGAAAAGATAGGTGAAGGAATTGGTAGGACAAGGAGAGAAGCGCAGCGGCAAGCTGCAGAAATGTCATTAAGAAACTTGGCCGGTAAGTTTTATCTCATCTTATTTATGTCATTGGTGTTGTGCAGCCAATTGAGTTTCATCTCCAATAGTGGCTTGGTTTCAACTTTAGTTCTTTGACAACTAGGTAGAGCTTGTTTTCATTTTATATATGGCAAACAAGGCAAATTGTTGGCATTCTTGTGTTTTGCTCATTGCTAAAACATTTTTATGCAGTAGTCTATTTTATTGAGTTTGACATAGTAAATTTTCCTGCAGATAAATACCTGTCATCTGATCCAAATAAGATGACTGATCTGAAAGAAAATGGTTTTGGTACCAACCGCAACTATGTTGGATACTCTGGAAATACGAGGGATGGGATGTTGCCAGTTTCAAGTACTTCTGAGGAATCTCGCTTTATGAAAATGGAGGATAATAACTCCCAAAAAACAGGAGGTTCTGTTGCTGCTCTCAAGGAACTTGTAAGTACCTGGTCAATTATTAGTTGTTTGACTTGATCTTTTATAACACAAATGAATGATATATATGAAAACACATTTCAGTGCACGATTGAGGGATACAGCTTAAATTTTCAAGCTCGTCCATCTCCTCCAGATGGCTCACTCAGGAAAGAATCTTATGCTCAGGTAGAAGTTGGTGGACAAATTCTAGGCAAAGGAGTTGCGCTAACATGGGAAGAGGCAAAACTCCAGGTATAAGCAGTTTCATAATGAATAAATCAATTTGTTTTCCATTTGTTAGTTTAGTTTCTGTGCCCTAAGAAAGTCTGGATTCATCTCGTTAGTCAAAAGGTTAAGTAACATGGAAAAAGGTGGTTCATTGTTATTCCTTTGAAGGTTAAGTGGCACGGCAAAAGGTGGTTCATTGTCATTCCCACATGGCAAAAGTTTTGTAACACGTGATTTTGTTATCAATGGGACTAAGAGATTAGCCTGGTAGACAAATTGGTTAGGTTAAGGGCTCAGATCATTAAAAGTGGTTCGATTGAACAAGTTCAATAGTTTGTGAGATCAATCAAACCATCTTCTAGATTTTCGGAAGGCCAATTTCTCAAATATTGCATTTTTAGTGGCCACTCTAGCTTGGATATTTTACTGTCTAGGAATGTATTTTGTAGTAGAAACAATATATTCTATTTGTATGTGAGGTTTTAATCTATAATGGGCTTTCCTTGATTGGATACAGTAATTTGTTTTTTCTAGATTGGATATAGCTTAGATGTCATGTTTCTGCCTtgaattttatatatatatttttcacttcgCAGGCTGCTGATGAGGCCATTGTAACTTTAAGATCCATGCTAGGTCAACTCGGTCATAAACGGTCTGGTTCTCCAAGGTGATTATTTGTTGGCCTTTGGGTATTTGCATATCTGATATCTTTTGGTGTTAATACCAAAAAAGACCTATCGTGGCTGGACTTCTGTATTGAATGGAATGGCAAGATGTTTCTTGGTTCCAACCTTTTTGTTTGCTAGCCAGTAGGTCTAAGTCCATATTCATTAAATTTTTTATTGGTTCCATATAACAAAGTGGTGATCAATGGTCAAATTTGATAGGGAAGGAGGTGAGCCATGTAGTAAAGTGGTGGTCAATGGTCCAATTTGGTAGGTGAGGACACAGTGCTGTGCTTGGTGATAGTCTGGACTGCCCCTGGTTCTACGTTATTTCAGATTAGGAAGAGTGTACCATGGAAAAATCGTGGTGTCTTAGCAGGGTTGGGTCATGTATGTAAAATGTCATCTCATGTTCCAGTCACCATTtgacatcaatttttttttcgggTTCAGATTGTAGTTTTGCAGCTTTTGGTATTAATGTCACTGCGTCAGATTAGATTTGATCATTGTCTTTGTAGTGTTCCTATTATAAATTCTATTTCAGTATGATTTAAATGACCATATAATTGCCATTTACCACAGGTCATTGGTACCAAATTTTAATAAGCGCTTCAAGCCAGATTTTCCAAGGGTGCAGAGGGTTCCTTATGGAACATACTccaggatcgaaggccatgttCCCTGAGAGTTTCGCATAAATGATGTGCCTGGGCACTGGACTTCTGAACTGGATAAGACTATGAGCTATCAGCTCCAGACAGATGGTTATGGGAGCGCCAAGAAAATTGAAGTATTTATGGTGGCGATGACTTCCTGCAGTATTTATGTTGGCGATGACTTGATAGCACGGAGTCGCACCATGTTGGTGTAATCCTTGTGGATCTGGAAATTTGAAGCTTGAACTGGGAGTTGATGCAGCACCAATTCATTTTGGTGATCGAAGAGGAGCTGTAGCTGGTGGACATTTTCTCTCTCAGGAAAATCTGGCCTATTGGGTGCTGATCCACTCATCCTATGCGATGCATTTGCGACCAAGGCAATCATAAGTGAAAGTGAAATATCAGGCGAAAGTTGGTACCCAGGCACCCAGCGACCTGCATACTCGGGGTCCTAGCTGTAGATTGACAGGTTTAGTATTAGTTTCTCAGGCTAGGTTGCGCAGAACTGCTCGGTTTAATAGAATCGCTAGTATATGTTGATGTAGTCAGTCTTTGTAACTGTAGGCAGCCAATCTTTGTAGCGGTTGATGAATACAGTGGCTGACAAGACTCATTGTATGTTGTAGGCATCGGTGTAATATATGGTTTGACCCCCTTTGCGAGATTGGGAGTGTACGCCCGTAATTCTTTTGGCCCTTTTGCATCCACATCGCTCCATTTTTGCGGCGTGCGTTCGATCTCGATCTCACGAGTTGGATTGCACTAATATTCAGTTTGGGTCCTCTCGATTTCACGAGTTGATTGCAGTAATATTCAGGATGGATCCTGATTGAACTCCACATCCGATTCCAGTTGCACTCCAAATGTGAGGTAGAAAAAGCCGGTTtctgctggtgaaggagaagctaTACCGTCTGGGTGAAAAAGCTGCTTCGTCGGTATCGCTCTCTGTTTGCAAGTGATCTATCTCTCAAGTATCGCTATCACACAAGGAATTTTTCCTAATTGTTAACGCGGACCTGACGAGTGGCAACAGCCGCCGGCTTCGGTGCTACAGACTACAGTGTGCCTGAGGCAGCTAGGAAGCTGCCTACCTCGGAGCAACCTCGCTGTACGTGAACGAGGCAGAGCACACGgccggctcctcctccgcgggcggcggcggcggcggccacctcgCCTTCGCCGACGTTTGCACGAGTGCGCTCGGGCCGTCCGGGGCCGCGCGGTGCTCGCGGGCGCATCATCGCCGCCTCGTGCTCGTGCAGCGcgcagggttttatttcccgaCCGGTAACTGATAACTGTCGGGCTCCGGTTCCGATTTACCggatcggtttgaccggttaccggtcggaaccggttgaattcaaatccaaattcaaataaattcaaaagctcTCGGGCAAcaggttccgaccggtttaccggtcggttttaccggtttgaattcaaatccaaattcaaaagctctcGTGCAACTGGTTTACCGGggggtttgaccggtttaccgaccgatttgaccggtttaccggctggtttaaccggtttgactggtgggccttaatgggccggcccattttttttctttttcttttttgatttaactttaaatccccgcaaactatactaaatgaacgaatttttgagaaaatttgataccattagattcatcgcaacttgaagtattttttagaaatttttcattttttgaatttaaatttaaattttgaattttggtcggttgggtaccggccgaaaccggaacggtccggttcccaccggtaaggttAACCCTGCGCGACGGGCCGCGACAGGAGGGccaccacctggcccatggtggGGCGGCTGCTGGGCGCCGCCTGCGTGCAGGCCAGCCCCACCCTGAGGTACCgcagcgcctcctcctccgggtAGCCCTCCATGCGCGCGTCCACCATGTCCAGCAGGCTGCCCTGCTGGTGCAGCACCCACGCCTGCAACCCGCAGGAAATTGAAGATGACGACGCGAGGCGAGAGGAAGGAGCTAGACCGGCAGGAAGGAGAATTGATCTCGTCTCACCTCTCGCACCAGGAACATGTCTGAGCGGATCGTCTGCGAGATCCTCCTCCCGCTGATGATCTCGAGGACAAGCACCccgaagctgtacacgtcggCCTTCTTGGTCAGCTGCCCGTGCACAAAATACTCAGGCGCCAAGTACCCGCTGCAGAGAGCCAGACAGATGTCAGGAACAAATGTTTTCAGATTCTTCAGAACTTCATTAAGGCTTCTTAATAAGATTCTATTTCTcagaaggaaaaaaagagagcTTAATTAGTAATCTTCAGCACTGCTTTTACCACGTTCCGACCACGCCTGTGCTGATGTGCGTAACATTGTCCGGAAACAGCTTTGCCAGCCCAAAATCTCCGATTTTCGGCCTGTAGTCTCTGTCGAGAAGGACGTTGCTGGCTTTGATGTCTCTGTGCACGATGTTCGGCTCGTGCTCCTCGTGCAGATAGCTCAGCCCCTTGGCAGTGCCCACGCAGATGTCCGCCCTCGTGCTCCAAGTCAGGCGCGTCGCTCCGTTCCCTGAACCCAAGAGACTAAAACAATAAGCACGTGCGATCAAGAGGAACGCATTCCAGCTTCAAGTAGATGTCAGATGAGGGAGTAGATTGATGGTTCAGTTACCCTGCAACACATGATCAAGGCTGTTGTTCTCGAGGTATTCGTAGATGAGGATTCTGTTCTTCCTCTGGATGCAGCAGCCCAGCAGCCTGACGAGGTTCGCGTGCTTGGCTTCAGAAATGCTCTCGATTTCAGCTAGGAATTCCTTGATCCCCTGCTCGGATTCAGAACACAAAACCTTTGCAGCAAATGCGGTGCCATCTCCCCATACTCCCTGTGTTACAAAAACATCTACACGGTTTCATCTAAGAATCTCTCGCTcttgctttctttctttctttaaaAGAAAAGGGAATCTCTCACGCGAGGGAGGATCTGCTTGCAGTTGAGATTAGCAAAgaattttcttaaaaaaaagattagcaagGAATCAACGCATAAAATATCTTGGACGCAGTACCTTGTACACAGTTCCAAAGCCACCTCGGCCCAGCTTGTTACTCCGGTCGAAGTTGTTCGTTGCCGCTCTGATCTCCTTGTACGAGAACAACCGGAGGTTCTCCAAGTTGCGAAGCCCTGTTTCATGATAAAACAAGACAGCAATCCTAGTCAGCTGTGGACGACTAGCCCTTCAAACGAGCTAGTTGATGAAACTTAAAAGTTCTCAACGCCATGATTTGGATTCTGCAACATCGTTGTCGGAAGatgtaaaaaaaaagacaagagAAAACATTGGCAGAAAACTATGCCAATTCATGTCCAGTAAAAAAGCATGAGAACTAGTACTACTAGTAAGCAGAACATGGAGAGAAGCATCGATCGGGAGACGGTCGGTTACCTCTGAAGTCTTCCTCGGATCTGCAGAGGCATCCCCTCAGCAGCGCCATCGTCAGGCTAGAGCAGCTCGCGCGCCGGGGAAGATGGGATTGGTTGGCGTCTTGGCGAGCTAGCAGCCGGGAGGCATTAAATTCGCCATGGCGGCTGGGAGCGAGAGGAAAGAGCCGTTCCGCCGCGGACGAGGCTCCGCTGCAGTTACGTCCCCCGCAGTTGAGTCACTGCGTGTGGGGCCTGCAcgcagtggggcccacgtggCAGTGACCCAACTGCAGGGGACATTACTGCAGCGGATTCGGTTCCGCCGCCTAGCCTTCGCGCCGGCCGCCGAGCTCGTCTTTATGGCGCCAACGCCGAAGAGCGTAGTGGTGGGGACCTGTCCCCTGAGTCTAGCTCCGACGGTGCCCCCatccctccccccaccccatATCGGGGTTGGGGAAATCCTCCCCTATAGCTCCCCCTATATatggggagttgaaactccccacAAATATAGggtgagttccaactcctcctatatctctaatcacactgTTTCTTTACGATATTAATTttgtttgagccccgtaacatgatgataatgtgtattatgacagtacaaatactgtatgattttttaaaattaaaaaacattaaataaataattagttaatgagtgatagtatatagggggaatagatatgggggaatggttggagagaaagaGTTATATGGGAgaaatcttttggagggaggtagtaaaatatagtaaatagtatgtTTGGGGGGTTAgatgggggaatggttggagatagcctcGCGCAATGAATGGTGAGCGGGACGGCGGTGGAGGAGTCACTTGTCCGGACGGCTGGCTTGACCACCATGTTGACTCAGCGGTCGCCGTCAGCCGGCGACGGAATTGCTGGCGCGGCGCCCCTAGAATCTGGACGTGGCGCTGTCGGCTTCGGAGACGAGGACTCCGAGGAGCGTGCGGTAGGCGAGAAACCAAAAGCATGTTGGAGGTTGCTGTAAATTCTCAGCCGCAAAACTTTTGGTTGGAGTCATATAAGATTTCTAGACGTCCATATTGACCGAACAACGTAAACGAGGCTGGCCAAGTCGTCAAGGAACGCGCTATACCAAGGACGCATACCACCACACACCCCCAGCACACACTCACGCGTGATTCTGATTGCTAATATCAGAATGGGGATTTTTAGGGGTGAAAGTCTAGATGAGAACTTTTTTCGATAGACACACACAATACTTTTTTTTGAGTATATCCGATCTTGAGATGGATGAAATTATAGAGAGATAtatgttgttgacggtcacGTCACCCACGACTTGAAAGGCGGAATTCCAGTTCCGCGCGTCGGCGCGTGAGCGTTGGCTGGCGTCCGGGCGCTCGATTCCGACCGCGCCGTCCGCCCGGCTCGCACGCCACATCCCCGGCTTGGACGCAAAAACAGACGGAAGCATCCGGCATGAGCAGTGCTGCTATGGGCATGTGGGGAAGCAGTAAGCCAGTAAGACATGccttttcttttcgtttttattACAATTCTTGTGCCTTAATATTTTTACTTCGTaactttttgtaaatatttttgaacaacctatgaatataattttttatacaATGTGTGCATACAATTTATGTTTTTTTTGCATACATAACTTATGAACAGGAATCTATATGCATAATTTTTGTAGTACAACTTATACACATAATTTTGTGTCATAcaatttatgcaaatattttATACTTTCATGCATAACTTATGAGCAGATTATTTATGCATAAATTTTTTCGTATataatttattaaaaataatttatGCTGACATAGtttggttttatatttttctcatatatttttcaaaatgatAAAAGAGAATGGGGATCCGGACTCACCGTGTGCATGTGGGTGGACGGTGACTTTAcgtcctgtttagttcccaccccataaatcccgtaaacacaaaaaaacgtcacatcgaatgtttcgacacatgtatggagtactaaatgaagtctatttataaaactttttgcatagatgggctataaatcgcgagacgaatctaatgagcatacttaatctatgatttgcaacaatgatgctacagtaatcatctactgattattaattaatcatggattaattaacatcattagattcgtctcgcgatttacaacacatctgtgaattttttttgtaaataaactttatttagtacttcaaattagcaagattccatcacaaatattttttttgcaaaacatctaaacacgggcTTAGCTTGACGAGGCCCTCGGACATGCAGTACGTGGGGAGTGTGCGCCTGTGCGGACTGCGGAAAGGGGAGGCGGTAACTGTGATTTTTGTCTGATCGATCGCTAGAAGCTGTGGTGGCGCGCGCTCGCGAATTAGAAAGCCACCTTGAAAAGAACGTATCATTACGAGCATCTGTATCAAGTTTAATGAGTTGATGTCAAGACGTGCTAGTTCGCAAAATTCAAGTTTGGATCGATCAGATGTGGTTGCTACTTGCTAGCTCGCTAAATTCAAGATGGGATCGATCAGACGCAGTACAGCATAATTTTTGTTGAGAGAGAGGATGGTACAGGCGTACAACATAAATGAATGCAGGAATGTGTGCCCGTTGCACGCTTTTCTCACCGACCTCGTCCATATATAGGCCATTATGGCTAAGCCATGGTCAATACGTAGAATGCTATGTAACCCTAAGTGTGGACCCATAAAAGATagcactattttttttaaaaaaataaaagatagcACTAGTTAAAATAATCTCCACAATGCCTGTTGTTGTCCAACAACGTGAGCCGTAGACCCATAGTGGCACGCACAATTAACGGACAGATGGCCCATCGACATGCACAGTTTTGCGAAAACCCCCCTCGCAACCAGCATTTACTGAGGATAGAGAGCGGTGCCGTCGTCTTGTTCGTCACCGGCTTCGGCGCGTGGTCCAAGACAAAGCGAAAGCAGCGCGAGCGCTGTACGAATTGCTGCagctcgtcgacggcgacgaggaTCCGGTGCACGCGCGGAGGAATCACTTGGCGGCAACATTTCGCGCCATCTTCATCGAAAAATGCCCACCTTCCTTGATAAAATCACCCACGCGGTGCTTCTCTCCTACCTAATAGCCACCATGTCGCGACAGGCAGAGAAGGCAGCAGCGACATCTACCTGAGGTGCTCCGCGCAGTGCGGCGGCCTGCGGAACAGTGGTGGCAGGAGGGCGGGGCCCCGCCTGTGCATCTCGGCGCCTAGTCGCAGCCTGTGGGGCAGCGGCAGCCTCCCCACCGCAGCTTAGGCCCATCCTCGCCCGCGGCGCAGCCGCCGAGATCTCCCCACCGCCGTCGAGGCCTCCACAGCGCCGCTCGCCCACGACGCCTTCTCTCCTCGCCCTTAGGGGCTCTGTGCCTCCATGGGGCTAGTGGCGCACCCAATTTCAGTTTTCGCCGACACCCAGGGCTTCACCAGCTACTATGGTACATGTGCCCGGGGGTACCAGACGCTACCTCAAGCACTCCCCACATGCGAGGCGGGCCACAGCTGCTCTTGTTGCATGGTTTTATGTCCTGCAAGGTTTGGGATATTCTCTAGTTGGTGTTTTCGTGGACTTCTTTGTTCACTATCTTGGAAATTTTAAAGGCAAAATGTCTTTACTACCCTTGGTATAGCAAATCACCATAATTGTGAATGCAGTAAATAGTAATATGCAGGTTGTGGCTAATATTATCCACGTCCACATTCATTCAGGACTTCAAATCTCGAAAGATTTAGCACATCTCTTATTCCGTCTAAGACACTATTGCATTAGTGATTCTCCTCTTGCCCGAAACCATGCTCACATGAGGAAAAAGATGCTAAATCAGCATTATTCATCAAGATGCACAGCCGTTTGAAAGCCATAGAAAAAATAGACCCCACAGCTTATGCAAATATTCTGCGACTAGTGCAACAAATTCCTGACAGTGTGTGGTTGAGGAGTGCGAGGATGATCTTTATGCTTTTCTTCGGTATGCCTCATGGAAGAGCCATCACCCGATAACCTTGATTAATGTGGTAATTGTGTTTCTTACTAAGAAGATGCATTACACAGAGGTTGGGTGCTATAGTGTCTTTATTCCGTCTAAGACACTATTGCATTAGAGCTTGGAAAAGGCGAGTGATTCCACTTGGAAAAACAGTTCAGATGTCATGGTCTGGCCCACTTTCGCTTGGATGCTATGGAGGTTGAGGAGCAGGGATCAATATCTATCATATTTAAGTATAAAAAATATCTATCCTATTGATGTGGTAAACACATATTTGCTCTATTTTTACAAATTTAGCACATGCAACTGTGATTATGTCGCTAGACAGTGCTAGCTAGTTTACAGTGTAGAAGCATATCATTAGCTTTGTTACAGTGTGCAATTATTAACCAACACAACCTATTGTTTTGTTAGTTCAGATTTTTAGATTAATCAAAATAACGCAACCATGTATGTACAAATCCAGATATATAAATTGAGCTGAGTTGTCCTATGAATAACAACTATCATTTTGATCCACACACAAAATCACAAAGGGAACTGTTCCCACTAATTTTAATGTTAAACCATCTAATTTAACCGCACTTGAAAGTCAAAATATAGTAAACTAGTGTTGGGGTGTGACTACACCAAGCaatggagagagaaagagagatgaTGGCACGAAACTTGTGAACTAGTTAGGAGTGCAGTGCTCATGTGAGTCCCCTCCTCTTGACCCCTTGGGTCATTTATACAGAGGAGAAAAAGGGATGACAATTTGCCACCAGGACCCTAGTGGGTACAATATTCATAAATAGGCCATCGGGCCTTTACTTGAGGCACATTGAGTACATGGGCTGGACCATTCTCCAAACAAGTAGCAACCAATTATCATTACTAATAAGGAAAAATGCCATGTATCGAACCACCAGTTATTTTAAGTTTCCAACTGTACTTATTATGGTGATTCCATCCGCATAGGTTCTTGGGAGAGTTCATAATAAAATACTACTCCAATAATCTTTCCTAACATTTCCCTTTTTCTAATAATTATTGAGACAACCCAATAATTCATCCTAACTCTCCCTAAATAAAGGAGGAGTTGTGACTCTTCCAATAAAGTAGTTGGATTGTGATGAGATTATTGGGAGAGTGGAAAAGCAACTCGTATAGCAATAACAATGTAAGTGATATTAGAATATCCCTATTAACTAGTTATTGAGagactgttggagatgctctaatagattaaactttagtttaggtATAACTAATTttagtctatatttaaaaaAGATTGACCTGACCGCCCCACGatattgtattaagaagaaaacattctcacacaggtcaagaaaacccccgaacccctgccccacccgtacaTAGTGGCCCGTCACATGTGAGAAAGACCGGGGCCCTAACTGTGCTTTGAATATGGGATAAGcgagagaatttttttttctgtgcaAGCCAGGAGTCGAACTGCGGAACGGATAGTTCCCATCACCAGTGGCGGACCCAGTGGGTAGGCCATATAGGCTAGGACTACTCAAAATTTGAGCAATTTCCTTTACTAGTTAGATTTTCTTTACTACTCATAATTATTTAGAAAATTTTGTAGTTATATTATCTAATTGTACATTGAATTTTACCGTATTTTTATCTTGAAGTTTTACCTAGACATACCCTAAATTGAAATCCTGTATCCGCCACTGCCCATCACATGCATTTACCAGCATGACTAAAAGCCCACTTGCAATATTTTATCCCATCTGTTTGGATCATTTAGAATTTTAGATGGATCCAAACGGGGCCGACACCACGGCTCCCGCCTGATGACACGAAGCTCCGCGGAAGGCGCCTGCGAGGTCCCCTCCGAGGCTAGTAGTACAACACATGGGGTTAGTAGGCATGGAGTGGAAAAATAATGCGGAATCAAACCGAGCATAAAACGAAAAGGGCATCTCGCCTCGCGGCGCCGCCGTTTCATCCGCCGTCGCGTCGATATACGCACCCCAAGAGCCATCTGCCGCCATGTGATCTGCCATTTGCCGTCCCGATACGTACGGCGCGCCAAGCTGTTCGCGCACGGCTCGCCGACGTGTTCCATGAGATCCATGACTAGGGATGGTAAAGGCTCAATAGTTTAAACTAACAAATTTAAGAGTCGGGTCTTAAAAAAACCGGattctaatcttatataattttaaactaaaaaatttaaaaattttattAGGCTGTGAAGAAGTTATTAAAGCCATGACCTATTACCATCCTATGCATAGACCCGGCGGCGGCTTTAGCCGCTTTCGTAGAGGCGGCTGCATGCCCCTCCTCGCCGTCCACAGTCTCGGCTGTTGTGGATCTGCAATCCTCTCGAAACTTTTTATCATCCCACCGatttttctgttttcttttgGTACGCCGCGATCAATACTTGGGTTTTGGAAGGCACTGTGTTTGAGGGGACAGCGCACATCTTTCGTCCGATTTAGTTGACGGTGGTCCGGTGGCCACGAATATTCAAGTGCTGATAACAAGTTCAGCCATGTGCCATTTGCCCTCCAGTTGCGTCGTTGCTTGCGTGTACAAGAGCAACTTCAGTGGGCTACTAAATGAGCTATCATCACCATATTTACTTGGTAGGTGCAAAAAATTGATCTCCAGCAGGCCTTCCAATAGGCTGCCATTTTGGTAGATCTTCCAAATTCCCTCCCCCCCAAATTTGGTGGCTCTCTATTTGGGCGGCCAACTATGAGCGGGGGCTCCTATATCCCTTCCGGAAGATAGATAACAGACTATCTATAAAACCCAAAACCCATTATCATTGGTGTCGCGGCCCATCAGAAGCAGTCATGTGCTGCGTTGTCAAATCGCGCAAGCACATGCAATAAGCATGTGCAGCTTACACTTCACCACTTGTTAGGAAGG
This window of the Panicum virgatum strain AP13 chromosome 1K, P.virgatum_v5, whole genome shotgun sequence genome carries:
- the LOC120655585 gene encoding cold-responsive protein kinase 1-like, which encodes MALLRGCLCRSEEDFRGLRNLENLRLFSYKEIRAATNNFDRSNKLGRGGFGTVYKGVWGDGTAFAAKVLCSESEQGIKEFLAEIESISEAKHANLVRLLGCCIQRKNRILIYEYLENNSLDHVLQGNGATRLTWSTRADICVGTAKGLSYLHEEHEPNIVHRDIKASNVLLDRDYRPKIGDFGLAKLFPDNVTHISTGVVGTCGYLAPEYFVHGQLTKKADVYSFGVLVLEIISGRRISQTIRSDMFLVREAWVLHQQGSLLDMVDARMEGYPEEEALRYLRVGLACTQAAPSSRPTMGQVVALLSRPVALHEHEAAMMRPRAPRGPGRPERTRANVGEGEVAAAAAARGGGAGRVLCLVHVQRGCSEVGSFLAASGTL